A portion of the Stigmatella aurantiaca DW4/3-1 genome contains these proteins:
- the folD gene encoding bifunctional methylenetetrahydrofolate dehydrogenase/methenyltetrahydrofolate cyclohydrolase FolD, which translates to MAQLIDGKAIAARIRAEVQADVERLKASRGLVPGLAVVRVGEDPASKIYVTGKKKAAEEVGFHSWEHALGADITQDELLARVRQLNADPAVHGILVQLPLPKHIDAERIIAAVSPEKDVDGFHPVNAGRLSLGQPGLRPCTPFGAMRLLAEVSCAPAGKRAVVVGRSNIVGKPMALMLLQADATVTICHRKSDLPREVAQADILVVAVGVPELIQGEWIKPGAVVIDVGMNRKADGKLVGDVAFQAAAQRASAITPVPGGVGPMTIAMLMRNTFIAASGGV; encoded by the coding sequence ATGGCCCAGTTGATCGATGGCAAGGCAATCGCGGCGCGGATTCGGGCGGAGGTCCAGGCGGACGTCGAGCGGCTCAAGGCCTCGCGGGGGCTCGTTCCTGGGCTCGCCGTGGTCCGGGTGGGGGAGGATCCCGCCTCGAAGATCTACGTCACCGGCAAGAAGAAGGCGGCCGAGGAAGTCGGCTTCCACTCCTGGGAGCACGCCCTGGGCGCGGACATCACCCAGGACGAGCTGCTGGCCCGGGTGCGCCAGCTCAACGCGGATCCCGCGGTCCACGGCATCCTCGTCCAGCTCCCGCTGCCCAAGCACATCGACGCCGAGCGCATCATCGCCGCGGTGAGCCCCGAAAAGGACGTGGATGGCTTTCACCCGGTGAACGCGGGCCGGTTGTCGCTGGGGCAGCCTGGGCTCAGGCCCTGCACGCCCTTTGGGGCGATGCGGCTGCTGGCGGAGGTGTCCTGCGCGCCCGCGGGGAAGCGGGCCGTGGTGGTGGGGCGCAGCAACATCGTGGGCAAGCCCATGGCGCTGATGCTGCTCCAGGCGGACGCCACGGTGACGATCTGCCACCGCAAGAGCGATCTGCCCCGCGAGGTGGCTCAGGCGGACATCCTGGTCGTCGCGGTGGGGGTGCCCGAGCTCATTCAAGGCGAGTGGATCAAACCCGGCGCGGTCGTCATTGATGTCGGGATGAACCGCAAGGCGGATGGAAAGCTGGTGGGGGATGTGGCGTTCCAGGCCGCCGCCCAGCGTGCGTCCGCCATCACCCCGGTTCCCGGAGGCGTGGGGCCCATGACCATCGCGATGCTGATGCGCAACACGTTCATCGCCGCCTCGGGCGGCGTGTAG
- a CDS encoding glycosyltransferase has product MRPEKAAGQGEEPIRLMQFTRSFHIGGTEVQVLELLRGLPQSYRLQVSVLQDAGPLVGTLRELGFKPEEFPLNGSLMRPNTAWQILRLARWFKQQKISLVHVHDFYSTMLVVPAAKLAGTKVIVGRLDLAHWHGPAKRAVHAGFSRMADHVVANAEAIRRMLVEEEGVPASRVSVIHNGLDLPRFDARMQEGLLQPVPDTGGAPVVLHVANMNHPVKRQEDLLQALRMLRQEGQTLHAFLVGDGPRRAELEQQAAEMGVSDLAHFLGHRIDVPALYARATMGVLCSSAEGMSNAVMEGMAAGLPMVVTSVGANTDLIVDGERGLVVPPENPARLCQAFRHILSNPGHAQQMGQAARAFVQKELSLERMVQRHHALYQSVARSALN; this is encoded by the coding sequence ATGCGGCCTGAGAAGGCAGCGGGGCAGGGCGAAGAGCCTATCCGCTTGATGCAGTTCACCCGGTCATTTCATATCGGCGGTACGGAAGTTCAGGTGCTGGAGCTCTTACGCGGGTTGCCGCAGAGCTATCGTCTCCAAGTCTCCGTTCTTCAGGATGCGGGGCCCTTGGTGGGCACGCTCCGGGAGCTTGGCTTCAAGCCGGAGGAGTTTCCGCTCAACGGTTCGCTGATGCGGCCGAACACGGCCTGGCAGATCCTCCGGCTGGCCCGGTGGTTCAAGCAGCAGAAGATCTCGCTGGTGCACGTGCACGACTTCTACTCGACGATGCTGGTCGTCCCGGCGGCGAAGCTGGCGGGGACGAAGGTCATCGTGGGGCGGTTGGACCTGGCCCACTGGCACGGCCCAGCCAAGCGGGCCGTCCACGCCGGGTTCAGCCGCATGGCCGACCATGTGGTGGCCAACGCGGAGGCCATCCGCCGCATGCTCGTGGAGGAGGAGGGGGTTCCCGCCTCGCGCGTGAGCGTCATCCACAATGGTTTGGATCTGCCGCGCTTCGATGCGCGGATGCAGGAAGGGCTCTTGCAGCCCGTGCCGGACACGGGCGGGGCGCCGGTGGTGCTGCATGTGGCCAACATGAACCACCCGGTGAAGCGCCAGGAGGACCTCTTGCAAGCGCTGCGCATGCTGCGCCAGGAGGGGCAGACCCTGCATGCCTTCCTGGTGGGCGATGGGCCTCGCCGGGCCGAGTTGGAGCAGCAGGCCGCGGAGATGGGCGTGTCGGACCTGGCCCACTTCCTGGGACACCGCATCGACGTGCCGGCGCTCTATGCCCGGGCGACGATGGGGGTGCTCTGCTCCTCCGCCGAGGGCATGTCCAACGCCGTCATGGAGGGGATGGCCGCGGGGCTGCCCATGGTGGTGACGTCGGTGGGTGCCAACACGGACCTCATCGTCGATGGGGAGCGGGGCCTGGTGGTGCCTCCTGAAAACCCGGCCCGGCTCTGCCAGGCCTTCCGCCACATCCTGTCCAACCCCGGGCATGCTCAGCAGATGGGTCAGGCCGCGCGGGCCTTCGTCCAGAAGGAGCTGTCCCTGGAGCGCATGGTTCAGCGCCACCATGCCCTTTACCAGAGCGTGGCCCGCTCAGCCCTCAACTGA
- the metF gene encoding methylenetetrahydrofolate reductase [NAD(P)H] gives MKIRNRLNPSNPCFSFEFFPPKTDEGTENLLKTVEELAPLEPGFVSVTYGAGGSTREKTLGLVTRIKQTTGIESMAHLTCVGHTRDELREVLQQLEAAKLDNVLVLRGDPPRGQTTFAPTPGGFRYASELVEFIREEDFNFCVGGACYPEGHVETESRDEDLQHLKAKVDAGLDFIITQLFFDNAFYFDFVERARRVGINVPIVPGIMPITNVEQVQRFTRLCGATVPMRLGLQLDRVKDQPDAVVQLGVAHATVQCMELLSRGVPGIHFYTLNKSPATRMILGALRSRS, from the coding sequence ATGAAGATCCGCAATCGTTTGAATCCATCCAACCCTTGTTTCTCGTTCGAATTCTTCCCCCCCAAGACCGATGAGGGGACGGAAAACCTGCTGAAGACGGTGGAGGAGCTCGCCCCGCTGGAGCCCGGCTTCGTCTCGGTGACGTACGGGGCAGGCGGGAGCACCCGAGAGAAAACGCTGGGACTGGTGACGCGCATCAAGCAGACCACGGGCATTGAGTCCATGGCCCACCTGACCTGCGTGGGACACACCCGCGACGAGCTGCGGGAGGTCCTCCAGCAGTTGGAAGCGGCGAAGCTGGACAACGTGCTGGTGCTGCGGGGCGATCCGCCCCGGGGGCAAACGACGTTCGCGCCCACCCCGGGCGGTTTCCGCTACGCCTCGGAGCTGGTGGAGTTCATCCGGGAGGAGGACTTCAACTTCTGCGTCGGGGGCGCGTGCTACCCGGAAGGTCACGTGGAGACCGAGTCCCGGGACGAGGACCTCCAGCACTTGAAAGCCAAGGTGGACGCGGGGCTGGACTTCATCATCACGCAGCTGTTCTTCGACAACGCCTTCTACTTCGACTTCGTCGAGCGGGCGCGGCGCGTGGGCATCAACGTCCCCATCGTCCCGGGAATCATGCCCATCACCAACGTGGAGCAGGTCCAGCGCTTCACCCGCCTGTGCGGCGCCACGGTGCCCATGCGTCTGGGGCTTCAGCTCGATCGCGTGAAGGACCAGCCCGACGCGGTGGTGCAACTCGGCGTGGCACACGCCACCGTGCAGTGCATGGAGCTGCTCTCACGTGGCGTTCCCGGCATCCACTTCTACACGCTCAACAAGTCTCCCGCGACGCGGATGATCCTGGGTGCGCTGAGGAGCCGATCATGA
- a CDS encoding adenosine deaminase, with translation MARDLIDLHIHVGGSVAPHVLWSIAHQQGFKLPVKNYFDFVDLITSRPGKVGSLDDYLKILHTWTEKIQSSPSAIERSVYEVIGKEYRGSRVTQIELRFNPMKRNLNSELDLDHIIHAALRGMDRAVLEYDVKVGLIFCLAREFDHSLNSILVDKAIKYRTRGVYGIDLAGTEKNAMELRPEVVSQYEDLFAKARRAGLKCTVHTGETKGTGAEGVMAVIERLKPHRIGHGIRAAYDEAAMKMLRENDVVLELCPTSNLHTKAVEGLDELRHIIKTFWDRRVKFTINTDGPYLLETDMRREIELVEKNSILTPEQVDQTLAWARQSSFIPA, from the coding sequence ATGGCTCGCGACCTCATCGATTTGCATATCCACGTGGGCGGATCCGTGGCGCCTCATGTCCTCTGGTCGATTGCGCACCAGCAGGGCTTCAAGCTTCCGGTCAAAAACTACTTCGACTTCGTCGACCTCATCACCTCCCGGCCTGGCAAGGTCGGTAGCCTCGATGACTATCTGAAGATCCTCCACACCTGGACGGAGAAGATCCAATCCTCTCCCAGCGCCATCGAGCGCTCGGTCTATGAGGTGATTGGCAAGGAGTACCGGGGCAGCCGGGTGACGCAAATCGAGCTGCGCTTCAACCCGATGAAGCGCAACCTCAACTCCGAGCTGGACCTGGACCACATCATCCACGCGGCGCTGCGCGGCATGGACCGGGCCGTCCTGGAATACGACGTGAAGGTCGGGCTCATCTTCTGTCTGGCGCGCGAGTTCGACCACTCGCTCAACTCCATCCTCGTGGACAAGGCCATCAAGTACCGCACCCGCGGGGTGTACGGCATTGACCTGGCCGGCACGGAGAAGAACGCGATGGAGCTGCGCCCCGAGGTGGTGTCCCAGTACGAGGACCTCTTCGCCAAGGCCCGGCGCGCGGGCCTCAAGTGCACCGTCCACACCGGCGAGACGAAGGGAACGGGCGCCGAAGGGGTGATGGCGGTCATCGAGCGGCTCAAGCCGCACCGCATCGGCCACGGCATCCGCGCGGCCTATGACGAGGCGGCGATGAAGATGCTCCGGGAGAACGACGTGGTGCTGGAGTTGTGCCCCACCTCCAACCTGCACACCAAGGCGGTGGAGGGGCTGGACGAGCTGCGGCACATCATCAAGACGTTCTGGGACCGGCGGGTGAAGTTCACCATCAACACCGACGGGCCGTACCTGCTGGAGACGGACATGCGCCGGGAGATCGAGCTCGTGGAGAAGAACAGCATCCTCACCCCCGAGCAGGTGGACCAGACGCTGGCCTGGGCGCGCCAGTCCTCCTTCATCCCCGCCTGA
- a CDS encoding Smr/MutS family protein: protein MSHRNGPPKKKEEGFNNNPFKDAIKSLQKKEKAPEPSKAKAPPPPPPKKKPVPEEDDVSLFYAAMDGVQQITERGEAPAPNPRLPEIINENAEALAQLSELVAGQGDFDLSDSNEFIEGTSPGMDRNLMRALRRGDFPPQGQLDLHGMTQAEAKEAVERFLTSSQRAKKRCVLIVHGRGLHSHDQIPVLKEQLKGWLSQKRVGKSVLAFSTARPQDGGTGAVYVLLRR, encoded by the coding sequence ATGAGCCACCGCAACGGTCCCCCCAAGAAGAAGGAAGAGGGCTTCAACAACAACCCCTTCAAGGACGCGATCAAGTCCCTCCAGAAGAAGGAGAAGGCCCCCGAGCCCTCCAAGGCCAAGGCCCCTCCGCCGCCCCCTCCCAAGAAAAAGCCCGTCCCGGAAGAGGACGATGTCTCCCTCTTCTACGCGGCCATGGATGGGGTGCAGCAAATCACCGAACGCGGCGAAGCCCCTGCGCCCAATCCACGTCTGCCCGAGATCATCAACGAGAATGCCGAGGCCCTCGCACAGCTCTCCGAGCTCGTCGCGGGCCAGGGCGATTTCGATCTTTCGGACTCGAACGAGTTCATCGAGGGGACCTCCCCCGGCATGGACCGCAACCTGATGCGGGCGCTGCGCCGTGGAGATTTCCCCCCCCAGGGCCAGCTGGATCTCCACGGGATGACCCAGGCGGAGGCCAAAGAGGCCGTGGAGCGATTCCTCACCAGCAGCCAGCGCGCCAAGAAGCGGTGCGTGCTCATCGTCCACGGCCGGGGGCTGCACTCCCACGATCAGATCCCGGTGCTCAAGGAGCAGCTCAAGGGGTGGTTGAGTCAGAAACGCGTCGGAAAGAGCGTGCTGGCGTTCTCCACCGCACGTCCCCAGGACGGAGGCACCGGCGCGGTCTACGTGCTGCTCCGCCGGTAG
- a CDS encoding ADP-ribosylglycohydrolase family protein, which yields MPTDEQRLAGGVYGLLIGDALGVPYEFHPPARIPPPAQIEFEPPWGFHRAHAGVPPGTWSDDGAHANCLLASLLDRGQLDVEDLGRRLVNWLDLGYMAVEGKVFDVGIQTRSALSAFREGASGVESGPRGERDNGNGSLMRVLPLALWHTGPDETLAADAMRQSLVTHGHLRSQVCCALYCLWARRTLEGVAQPWEEAVASFHRLFPTGTAAREELDTQVRPHTPEVGKGSGYVVDCLLSARDCVRRGATYEQVVKAAVALGHDTDTTAAVAGGIAGVREGVEAIPGRWRAALRDKDAVEPMVTALLELRGRRPSSPRGG from the coding sequence ATGCCAACGGATGAGCAGCGGCTCGCGGGTGGGGTGTACGGGCTTTTGATCGGGGATGCGCTCGGCGTTCCCTACGAGTTCCACCCGCCCGCGCGGATTCCCCCGCCCGCGCAGATCGAGTTCGAGCCCCCCTGGGGGTTTCATCGTGCCCACGCCGGGGTGCCTCCGGGCACGTGGTCCGATGATGGCGCGCACGCCAATTGCCTCCTGGCCTCGTTGCTCGACCGGGGGCAACTGGACGTGGAGGATCTGGGGCGGCGGCTCGTGAACTGGCTCGATCTGGGCTACATGGCCGTGGAGGGCAAGGTCTTCGATGTGGGCATCCAGACCCGGAGTGCCCTCTCCGCCTTCCGCGAGGGGGCCTCGGGGGTCGAATCCGGACCCCGGGGCGAGCGGGACAACGGGAATGGGTCTCTGATGAGGGTGCTGCCGCTGGCGCTCTGGCACACGGGCCCCGATGAGACGCTCGCGGCCGATGCCATGCGGCAGTCCTTGGTGACGCACGGCCACCTGCGCTCTCAGGTGTGCTGCGCGCTGTATTGCCTGTGGGCCCGGCGGACGCTCGAGGGGGTGGCCCAGCCCTGGGAGGAGGCCGTGGCGTCCTTCCACCGGCTGTTTCCGACAGGCACCGCGGCCCGCGAGGAACTGGACACGCAGGTTCGGCCCCACACGCCGGAGGTGGGAAAGGGCTCCGGTTACGTGGTGGACTGCCTGCTCTCGGCGCGGGACTGCGTGAGAAGGGGCGCCACCTATGAGCAGGTGGTGAAGGCGGCCGTGGCGCTCGGCCATGACACCGACACCACCGCCGCCGTGGCGGGGGGAATCGCCGGTGTCCGCGAGGGCGTCGAGGCCATTCCCGGGCGGTGGCGCGCGGCCCTTCGGGACAAGGACGCCGTGGAGCCGATGGTCACGGCGCTGCTGGAGCTCAGGGGGCGAAGGCCTTCCTCACCTCGGGGCGGCTGA
- a CDS encoding TerB family tellurite resistance protein — MAPGKVLGAMVGLMIGLWLGGPLSIILCTFVGAVAGHFYDQANALPPEDPTEGLRERFAPPSAWEREPLSRAAIDEQAQEHFARHLCALFIEVARADGDVVRDEVRVAREYFQNELKYGPEALNLVRRHLKEFLAHPPHLEASITACREELPTGDRLLLVDALYQLALTDGPLQRSEQESLRQIAQGLGLTDEDRRAVALRYLAVDDTQYARLGISPDATDAEVKRAYRQLATAHHPDRVAHLGQGAIEQATRRFQEINEAYEEIRRLRGL, encoded by the coding sequence GTGGCCCCTGGAAAAGTTCTCGGCGCGATGGTTGGGCTGATGATCGGGCTCTGGCTGGGAGGCCCGCTGTCCATCATTCTGTGCACCTTCGTGGGGGCCGTGGCTGGCCACTTCTACGACCAGGCCAACGCCCTGCCCCCCGAGGATCCCACCGAAGGGCTGCGCGAGCGTTTCGCCCCTCCCAGCGCCTGGGAGCGGGAGCCCCTGTCCCGCGCGGCCATCGACGAGCAAGCCCAGGAGCACTTCGCCCGGCACCTGTGTGCCCTCTTCATCGAAGTGGCACGGGCCGATGGGGACGTCGTCCGGGACGAGGTGCGGGTGGCGCGCGAGTACTTCCAGAACGAGCTGAAGTATGGCCCCGAGGCCCTGAACCTCGTGCGCAGGCACCTCAAGGAGTTTCTTGCCCACCCCCCCCACCTGGAGGCGTCCATCACGGCCTGCCGCGAGGAGCTGCCCACCGGAGACCGCCTCCTGCTGGTCGACGCGCTCTACCAGCTCGCGCTCACCGACGGCCCCCTCCAGCGCTCCGAGCAGGAGTCCCTGCGCCAGATTGCCCAGGGACTGGGGCTGACCGACGAGGACCGGCGTGCCGTGGCCCTGCGGTACCTGGCCGTGGACGACACCCAGTATGCCCGGCTCGGGATCTCCCCCGACGCCACGGACGCCGAGGTGAAGCGCGCCTACCGGCAGCTTGCCACCGCCCACCACCCCGATCGCGTTGCCCACCTGGGCCAGGGAGCAATCGAGCAGGCCACCCGGCGCTTCCAGGAGATCAACGAGGCCTATGAAGAAATCAGACGCCTGCGCGGGCTATAG
- a CDS encoding O-antigen ligase family protein translates to MGVGEQGQQRDVLAFYALVGFAAVMYAVPGEWISALAPLRLALLTSGLAAGLMALRRLGRAEPLYFDGARGLALLGFSGLAFASVAWSVHPELTRFTGIELLKLTAIYLTIINVITSGRRLAMMCGAMVLGSIVTSIGVIDWYRTGVDMVEGYRSRWVGVYADPNHMAMNMAMVVPLAVAFLARKESGWLMRVACALAAVLSVMAIVLSHSRGGFIGLSVAMGVWAIREKRRIQALVVGALLALGLVLFAPKSFWQRNETVASFHEDASAMGRVYAWQVASRISLDKPLLGVGAGGFRYAWPLYAPPEARRAYVAHNIFLDVIGELGFLGLTLFLVFAGGATGGAFAASKDSQMGWLARALAASMAGYLVCDLFSGYILSAHLYVLFGLAASAHRIAQTRAETALVVQRMPAADKSAAAWEGSGHAA, encoded by the coding sequence ATGGGTGTGGGCGAGCAGGGGCAGCAACGTGATGTCCTGGCATTCTACGCGCTGGTGGGCTTTGCGGCGGTCATGTACGCCGTGCCTGGCGAGTGGATTTCCGCCCTGGCACCACTGCGGCTGGCGTTGTTGACCTCGGGTCTGGCGGCGGGGCTGATGGCCCTGCGCCGGCTGGGGCGCGCGGAGCCGCTTTACTTCGACGGTGCGCGGGGGTTGGCGCTGCTGGGCTTTTCGGGCCTGGCGTTTGCCTCCGTTGCCTGGTCTGTCCATCCGGAGCTGACACGCTTCACGGGCATTGAGCTGCTCAAGCTCACCGCCATCTATCTGACCATCATCAACGTCATCACCTCGGGCCGGCGGCTCGCGATGATGTGTGGAGCGATGGTGCTGGGCTCCATCGTGACGTCCATTGGCGTCATCGACTGGTACCGCACGGGCGTGGACATGGTGGAGGGCTACCGGTCCCGCTGGGTGGGCGTCTACGCGGACCCCAACCACATGGCGATGAACATGGCGATGGTGGTGCCCCTGGCGGTGGCCTTCCTGGCGCGCAAGGAATCCGGCTGGCTGATGCGCGTGGCGTGCGCGCTGGCGGCGGTGCTGTCGGTGATGGCCATCGTGCTGAGCCACTCGCGCGGCGGCTTCATTGGCCTCTCGGTGGCGATGGGGGTGTGGGCCATCCGCGAGAAGCGGCGCATTCAGGCGCTGGTGGTGGGCGCGTTGCTCGCCCTGGGCCTGGTGCTGTTCGCGCCGAAGAGCTTCTGGCAGCGCAACGAGACGGTGGCGTCCTTCCACGAGGATGCCTCCGCCATGGGCCGCGTGTACGCCTGGCAGGTGGCTTCGCGCATCAGCCTGGACAAGCCGTTGCTGGGGGTGGGCGCGGGAGGCTTCCGCTATGCGTGGCCGCTCTACGCGCCCCCCGAGGCGCGGCGGGCCTACGTGGCGCACAACATCTTCCTGGACGTCATTGGCGAGCTGGGTTTCTTGGGGCTGACGTTGTTCCTCGTGTTCGCGGGGGGCGCCACGGGCGGGGCCTTCGCGGCGTCGAAGGACTCGCAGATGGGCTGGTTGGCAAGGGCCCTGGCGGCGTCGATGGCAGGCTATCTCGTGTGCGATCTCTTCTCGGGTTACATCTTGTCCGCGCACCTCTACGTGTTGTTCGGACTGGCGGCGAGCGCGCATCGCATCGCCCAAACTCGAGCGGAGACCGCGTTGGTCGTGCAACGGATGCCGGCCGCGGACAAGAGCGCGGCGGCGTGGGAGGGGTCAGGGCATGCGGCCTGA
- a CDS encoding quinone-dependent dihydroorotate dehydrogenase — MYRLLRALLFLLSPERAHHLGLFTLRLLGAWPALCRRLRTRALPTASTDLSVEVAGLRFAHPLALAAGLDKDAEAVDGLFACGFAAVEIGTVTPRPQPGNPRPRLFRLPEHRALINRMGFNNHGAAVAAGHLQARAWHPAPLGVNLGKNKDTPLEQAVEDYVACVDTLAPLGDYVVVNASSPNTPGLRKLQEPEQLTALLRAVKARLERVAPGKPLFLKIAPDLTPEAVDEVVDVALACGLSGLIATNTTVARPFAHPLAQEAGGLSGAPVREPANAVIRRAWRRSGGTLPIIGVGGVFTAQDVYEKLRAGASVVQVYTGFIYEGPGMVRRLVQELDALLASNGFRSVRDAVGADHATLENEDARRPLGV, encoded by the coding sequence ATGTACCGCCTCCTTCGAGCCCTCCTCTTCCTGCTCTCCCCGGAGCGCGCACACCACCTGGGACTCTTCACGCTGCGGCTGCTCGGCGCCTGGCCCGCCCTGTGCCGGCGCCTGCGGACGCGTGCCCTGCCCACGGCCTCCACGGACCTCTCGGTGGAGGTGGCGGGCCTGCGCTTCGCGCACCCGCTTGCCCTGGCCGCGGGCCTGGACAAGGACGCCGAGGCCGTGGACGGCCTCTTTGCCTGTGGCTTCGCCGCGGTGGAGATTGGCACCGTCACCCCCCGGCCCCAGCCGGGCAATCCCCGGCCGCGCCTCTTCCGGCTGCCCGAGCACCGCGCCCTCATCAACCGCATGGGCTTCAACAACCACGGCGCCGCAGTGGCCGCCGGGCACCTCCAAGCCCGCGCCTGGCACCCCGCCCCGCTGGGGGTGAACCTGGGCAAGAACAAGGACACACCGCTGGAGCAGGCCGTGGAGGACTATGTGGCCTGCGTGGATACCCTGGCTCCGCTGGGGGACTATGTCGTCGTCAACGCCAGCTCGCCCAACACCCCGGGCCTGCGCAAGCTCCAGGAGCCCGAGCAGCTCACGGCCCTGCTGCGCGCGGTGAAGGCGCGGCTGGAGCGGGTGGCCCCCGGCAAGCCGCTCTTCCTCAAGATTGCCCCGGACCTCACCCCCGAGGCCGTGGACGAAGTGGTGGACGTGGCCCTCGCTTGTGGGCTCTCCGGGCTCATCGCCACCAACACCACGGTGGCCCGTCCCTTCGCGCACCCCTTGGCGCAGGAGGCAGGAGGCCTGTCCGGTGCCCCCGTCCGGGAGCCCGCCAACGCGGTCATCCGCCGGGCCTGGCGGCGCAGCGGCGGCACCCTGCCCATCATCGGCGTGGGGGGCGTCTTCACCGCCCAGGACGTGTACGAGAAGCTGCGCGCGGGTGCCTCGGTGGTCCAGGTCTACACGGGGTTCATCTACGAGGGGCCGGGCATGGTGCGCCGCCTGGTCCAGGAGCTGGATGCGCTGCTGGCCAGCAACGGCTTCCGCTCCGTCCGCGACGCGGTGGGGGCGGACCATGCCACCCTGGAAAATGAGGACGCCCGCCGGCCCCTTGGAGTTTGA
- the gcvT gene encoding glycine cleavage system aminomethyltransferase GcvT, giving the protein MALRTPLNEAHRKLGARMVDFAGWDMPVQYSSIIAEHEAVRRAVGLFDVSHMGEIEFTGPGALETANRLISNDLVRCKDGQAVYAGLLTEQGTFVDDVVAYRFSPERIFICVNSSNREKDFAWMREHAQGVKPVDRSSDFAQIAVQGPKAEALVQRLTKTDVSKAQVDTYRFTEGEVAGVKCIISRTGYTGEDGFELYCASDRAEALWNALLQEGQADGVMACGLGARDSLRTEMKYALYGNDIDEAHTALEAGLGWIVKLDKPGGFIGKQALEKQKAEGVQRKLVGFVLTGSGIPRHGYPILKDGQRVGEVTSGTMGPSVKKPIGMGYVPAALASEGATFDVEIRGRAVAAQVVKTPFWKKP; this is encoded by the coding sequence ATGGCCTTGCGCACGCCCCTCAACGAGGCCCACCGCAAGCTGGGCGCTCGGATGGTCGACTTCGCGGGTTGGGACATGCCCGTCCAGTATTCCTCCATCATCGCCGAGCACGAGGCGGTCCGCCGGGCGGTGGGGCTCTTCGACGTCTCGCACATGGGCGAGATCGAATTCACGGGCCCGGGTGCCCTGGAGACGGCCAACCGGCTCATCTCCAACGATCTGGTCCGCTGCAAGGACGGGCAGGCCGTCTATGCGGGGCTGCTGACCGAGCAGGGGACGTTCGTGGACGATGTCGTCGCCTACCGGTTCTCGCCCGAGCGCATTTTTATTTGCGTCAACTCGAGCAACCGCGAGAAGGACTTCGCCTGGATGCGCGAGCATGCCCAGGGGGTGAAGCCCGTGGACCGGAGCAGCGACTTCGCGCAGATCGCCGTGCAGGGGCCCAAGGCCGAGGCCCTGGTGCAGCGCCTGACGAAGACGGACGTCTCCAAGGCCCAGGTGGACACCTACCGCTTCACCGAGGGTGAGGTCGCCGGGGTGAAGTGCATCATCTCCCGGACCGGATACACCGGCGAGGACGGCTTCGAGCTGTACTGCGCCTCGGACCGGGCCGAAGCGCTGTGGAACGCGCTCCTCCAGGAGGGGCAGGCGGACGGGGTGATGGCGTGCGGCCTGGGAGCCCGCGACAGCCTGCGCACGGAGATGAAGTACGCCCTCTATGGCAACGACATCGATGAGGCGCACACCGCCCTGGAGGCCGGTCTGGGCTGGATCGTCAAGCTGGACAAGCCCGGGGGCTTCATCGGGAAACAGGCCCTGGAGAAGCAGAAGGCCGAGGGCGTGCAACGCAAGCTGGTGGGCTTCGTGCTGACCGGCAGCGGCATTCCCCGTCACGGTTATCCCATCCTCAAGGACGGGCAACGGGTGGGAGAGGTGACCAGCGGCACCATGGGCCCTTCCGTCAAGAAGCCCATCGGGATGGGCTATGTCCCCGCGGCGCTGGCTTCCGAGGGGGCCACCTTCGATGTGGAGATCCGCGGCCGTGCCGTGGCGGCCCAGGTGGTCAAGACGCCTTTCTGGAAGAAGCCCTAA